Proteins encoded together in one Buchnera aphidicola (Cinara piceae) window:
- a CDS encoding enoyl-ACP reductase FabI, translated as MSFLKNKKILIFGVKNYFSIAWGIAISMYKQKAKLAFVYHNKKSKQKIIPLAKEVNSKIILQCDVNSDESIKKLFIKLFKIWGMFDGIIHSIAYVPRIQLNKDFIKTINRINFLNAIETNSFSLIAIIKEAEKFLNKKSSILTLTYIGAIKCIPYYNIMGITKAALESSVRYLSISMGKKNIRVNAISSGSIKTTASYVIKNFHKIMSTDRNYSPLNRNVTTKEIGNVAAFLCSDLSSGITGQVIYVDVGRNIM; from the coding sequence ATGTCTTTTTTAAAAAATAAAAAAATTTTGATCTTTGGTGTTAAAAATTATTTTTCAATTGCATGGGGGATAGCTATATCTATGTATAAACAAAAAGCTAAATTAGCATTTGTTTATCATAATAAAAAATCAAAACAAAAAATAATACCGCTTGCAAAAGAAGTTAATTCTAAAATTATTCTACAATGCGATGTTAATTCTGATGAATCAATAAAAAAATTATTTATAAAATTATTTAAAATATGGGGTATGTTTGACGGAATTATACATTCCATAGCTTATGTGCCTCGAATTCAGTTGAATAAAGATTTTATTAAAACAATTAATCGTATCAATTTTTTAAATGCAATTGAAACTAATTCATTTAGTTTAATAGCAATTATAAAAGAAGCTGAAAAATTTCTTAATAAAAAATCTTCTATTTTAACTTTAACTTATATAGGTGCAATTAAATGTATCCCTTATTATAATATTATGGGTATTACAAAAGCTGCATTAGAATCTAGTGTACGTTATCTATCTATTTCTATGGGAAAAAAAAATATACGAGTTAATGCAATTTCTTCTGGTTCTATTAAAACAACTGCATCATATGTAATAAAAAATTTTCATAAAATAATGAGTACCGATCGAAATTATTCACCTTTAAATAGAAATGTTACTACAAAAGAAATAGGAAATGTAGCTGCATTTTTATGTTCTGATTTATCTAGTGGGATAACGGGACAAGTTATATATGTAGATGTTGGAAGAAATATAATGTAA
- the mnmA gene encoding tRNA 2-thiouridine(34) synthase MnmA, which produces MIKMKKKKVILAMSGGVDSSVSAWLLLKAGYYVEGLFMKNWDEDDTSSYCSAKIDLIDAKSVCKKLGIVLHKINFSIEYWEKVFQKFISEYKKGHTPNPDILCNKFIKFNICLNFAFKHLQADYFSTGHYATIKKKNNNFYLYKAIDAEKDQSYFLYTLKSNILSKIFFPLSKIKKHQTRIIAKKIKLSVHKKKDSTGICFIQPKKFNLFLNRYIPYKTGKILTMSGEFIGLHIGCEYYTIGQRKGLKIGGKKNKNMYPWYVVKKNISSNTLRVVQGNGNPYLLSYGFLTKKIHWINNKPNLLKIKCMVQIRYRYTPVICQIHIHKNNHYITVLFNKPNLCVTIGQSAVFYHQDLCLGGAIIKKNIPYLP; this is translated from the coding sequence GTGATAAAAATGAAGAAAAAAAAAGTTATTTTAGCTATGTCAGGAGGTGTTGATTCTTCTGTTTCAGCTTGGTTATTGCTAAAAGCAGGATATTACGTAGAAGGTTTATTTATGAAAAATTGGGATGAAGATGATACCAGTAGTTATTGTTCCGCTAAAATTGACTTAATAGATGCAAAATCTGTTTGTAAAAAATTAGGTATTGTTTTACATAAAATTAATTTTTCTATAGAATATTGGGAAAAAGTATTTCAAAAATTTATATCAGAATATAAAAAAGGGCATACACCGAATCCAGACATTTTATGTAATAAATTTATTAAATTTAATATCTGTTTAAATTTTGCATTTAAACATTTACAAGCAGATTATTTCTCTACTGGGCATTATGCTACAATTAAAAAAAAAAATAATAACTTTTATTTATACAAAGCTATTGATGCAGAAAAAGATCAAAGTTATTTTTTATATACCCTGAAATCAAATATTCTATCTAAAATTTTTTTTCCATTATCTAAAATAAAAAAACATCAAACACGAATAATAGCTAAAAAAATAAAATTATCGGTTCATAAAAAAAAAGATTCAACTGGAATTTGTTTTATTCAGCCTAAAAAATTTAATTTATTTTTAAATCGTTATATTCCTTATAAAACGGGAAAAATATTAACAATGTCTGGAGAATTTATAGGATTACATATAGGTTGCGAATATTATACAATCGGTCAAAGAAAAGGATTAAAAATTGGCGGTAAAAAAAATAAAAATATGTATCCATGGTATGTAGTAAAAAAAAATATCTCTTCTAACACTCTTAGAGTAGTACAAGGTAATGGTAATCCTTATTTACTATCATATGGATTTTTAACAAAGAAAATCCATTGGATCAATAACAAACCAAATTTATTAAAAATAAAATGTATGGTGCAAATTCGATATAGATATACTCCAGTTATTTGTCAGATTCATATTCATAAAAACAATCATTATATAACAGTGCTTTTTAATAAACCTAATTTGTGCGTTACAATAGGTCAATCAGCAGTATTTTATCATCAAGATTTATGTCTTGGCGGGGCAATTATAAAAAAAAATATACCATATTTACCATAA